A genomic window from Actinomycetota bacterium includes:
- a CDS encoding IS1595 family transposase gives MSTETSKIKLPRTLLEASRYFADPDIANEFVASLRWPDGPECPTCGGKALGYTKTRRLWQCKDKACKRQFSVKVGSIFEDSAIPLDKWIVSVWMIANAKNGISSHELGRSVGLTQKSAWFVLHRIRLAMQRGDFRKFSGEVEVDETFVGGKARNMHPGTRARKITGTGGKDKTAVMGIIEREGEVRAMVVPDTRKRTLQPRIMEHVEPGSTVYSDAHSSYTGLESTYDHATVDHAVEYVRGQVHTNTMENFWSLLKRGLAGTYVSVEPFHLFRYLDEQVFRFNTRKANDFTRFAWVLGTVAKRRLTYAELTGKA, from the coding sequence ATGAGCACGGAAACGAGCAAGATCAAGCTCCCACGGACCCTCCTCGAAGCCTCCCGGTACTTCGCCGATCCCGACATAGCAAACGAGTTCGTCGCGTCCCTCCGGTGGCCGGACGGCCCCGAGTGCCCGACCTGCGGTGGCAAGGCGCTCGGCTACACCAAGACCCGACGGCTCTGGCAGTGCAAGGACAAGGCGTGCAAGCGTCAGTTCTCCGTGAAGGTGGGGTCCATCTTCGAGGACTCCGCGATCCCGCTCGACAAGTGGATCGTCTCGGTGTGGATGATCGCCAACGCCAAGAACGGGATCAGCTCGCACGAGCTGGGCCGTTCGGTCGGGCTCACGCAGAAGTCGGCGTGGTTCGTCCTACACCGAATCCGGCTCGCCATGCAACGCGGGGACTTCCGCAAGTTCTCGGGCGAGGTCGAGGTCGATGAGACGTTCGTCGGCGGCAAGGCCCGGAACATGCACCCCGGCACGCGGGCTCGGAAGATCACCGGGACCGGTGGCAAGGACAAGACCGCCGTCATGGGCATCATCGAGCGCGAGGGTGAGGTCCGGGCGATGGTCGTCCCCGACACCCGCAAGCGGACCCTTCAGCCTCGCATCATGGAGCACGTCGAGCCCGGCTCGACGGTGTACTCAGATGCTCACTCGTCCTACACCGGATTGGAGTCCACCTACGACCACGCGACTGTGGATCACGCCGTCGAGTACGTCCGGGGTCAGGTGCATACGAACACGATGGAGAACTTCTGGTCTCTGTTGAAGCGCGGACTCGCGGGCACCTACGTCTCCGTCGAGCCCTTCCACCTGTTCCGGTATCTGGACGAGCAAGTCTTCCGATTCAACACCCGCAAGGCAAACGACTTCACCCGGTTCGCATGGGTACTCGGGACTGTGGCGAAGCGGCGGCTGACCTACGCGGAACTGACCGGCAAGGCTTAG
- a CDS encoding DUF2283 domain-containing protein gives MRITYDDEADALYVCLREGVSVWRSIVVDDDRVVDVDGLGEAVGIEVLGASQGIHLTDLVEKFRLHSYLGHIRGLEQTKFEFEPKKEFA, from the coding sequence GTGAGGATCACCTACGATGACGAGGCCGACGCCCTCTATGTCTGTCTGCGTGAGGGCGTCTCTGTGTGGCGCTCGATTGTGGTGGACGACGACCGAGTGGTAGACGTTGACGGGCTCGGCGAAGCCGTGGGGATCGAAGTGTTGGGGGCATCGCAAGGTATCCACTTGACCGACTTGGTTGAGAAGTTTCGACTCCACTCCTACCTCGGCCACATTCGGGGACTCGAACAGACCAAGTTCGAGTTCGAGCCGAAGAAGGAGTTCGCCTAA
- a CDS encoding DUF4258 domain-containing protein, producing MSLGPSGSSLVFSGHAKEMMVKRRITEAEVVQAMGNANIETPGASQDRMNLWGETTTGRRIRVTTYRNYPEFIISVVAPEEGS from the coding sequence GTGTCGCTGGGACCGAGCGGATCATCCCTGGTTTTCAGCGGACATGCCAAGGAGATGATGGTCAAGCGGCGGATCACGGAGGCCGAAGTAGTACAAGCCATGGGTAACGCGAACATCGAGACCCCGGGGGCGTCGCAGGACCGCATGAACCTATGGGGTGAGACCACGACCGGCCGGAGGATCAGAGTCACTACCTATCGGAACTATCCGGAGTTCATCATCAGCGTCGTTGCCCCGGAGGAGGGATCGTGA